Proteins from a genomic interval of Arvicola amphibius chromosome 17, mArvAmp1.2, whole genome shotgun sequence:
- the LOC119803398 gene encoding olfactory receptor 6C3-like, with translation MKNRTVPTEFILLGLSDDPDLQVVIFLFLIITYILSVAGNLTIITLSLVDPLLQTPMYFFLRNFSVLEITFTTVCIPRFLSTIVTKDKTISYNNCTAQLFFFIFMGSTEFYLLTAMSYDRYVAICKPLHYTTIMNRRVCILLVFSAWLTGFLNIFPPVILFLQLDYCGSNVIDHFACDYFPLLQLSCSDTWLLEVIGFYSAIVILLFTLALIILSYMFIIMTIVKLPSASQRKKAFSTCSSHMIVISISYGSCIFMYANPSAKERASLTKGVAILNTSVAPMMNPFIYTLRNQQVKQAFKDTIQKVVLFSGR, from the coding sequence ATGAAAAACCGCACAGTACCCACAGAATTCATTCTGTTAGGACTGTCGGATGACCCTGACCTCCAGGTGGTGATCTTCCTCTTTTTAATCATCACGTACATTCTGAGTGTCGCTGGAAACCTGACCATCATTACTCTCTCCTTGGTAGACCCCCTTCTTCAGACccccatgtatttcttcctcaGGAACTTCTCTGTTTTAGAAATAACCTTTACAACTGTCTGCATCCCTAGATTTCTTAGCACCATTGTCACCAAAGACAAAACTATTTCCTACAATAACTGCACGGCTCagttgtttttcttcatcttcatgGGAAGCACTGAATTTTACCTTCTAACTGCTAtgtcctatgaccgctatgtggccatctgcaaacCGCTACATTATACAACCATCATGAACAGGAGAGTCTGCATATTGCTGGTTTTTTCCGCCTGGCTGACGGGGTTCCTAAACATCTTTCCGCCAgtcattctttttcttcagttagaTTACTGTGGCTCCAATGTCATTGATCACTTTGCTTGTGACTACTTCCCCCTCCTGCAGCTATCCTGCTCAGACACATGGCTCCTGGAAGTGATTGGGTTTTATTCTGCGATAGTGATACTGCTCTTCACTTTAGCATTGATTATTCTTTCCTACATGTTCATCATCATGACAATTGTGAAACTCCCATCCGCCAGTCAGAGGAAAAAAGCATTCTCTACATGCTCCTCTCACATGATTGTCATTTCTATCTCGTACGGAAGCTGCATATTCATGTATGCCAATCCTTCTGCCAAAGAGAGAGCATCCCTGACCAAAGGAGTAGCTATCCTCAATACTTCTGTTGCTCCTATGATGAATCCATTTATCTATACCCTGAGGAACCAGCAAGTGAAGCAGGCCTTTAAGGACACCATCCAGAAGGTAGTGCTTTTCTCTGGCAGGTGA